CCGATGCCCTCGGCGTCGATATGCAGGAAGGTGTCGGAGCCGAGATGTTCGGCGACCACGACCCTGCCCTTCCAGTCGCCGCTCTCCATCGACAACAACATATGTTCGGGTCGGATGCCGATCGTATGGGCGCCCAGCTGAGCCGCGTTCTGTCCGTTGATGAAGTTCATCTTCGGCGAGCCGATGAAACCGGCGACGAAGAGGTTGCGCGGGCGGCTGTAAAGCTCGAGCGGCGAGCCGACCTGCTCGATATTGCCCCTGTTCAGCACGACGATCTTGTCGGCCATGGTCATCGCCTCGACCTGGTCGTGGGTGACGTAGACCATCGTCGTCTTCAGCTGCTGATGCAATTCGCTGATCTCGAGGCGCATATTGACGCGGAGCGCCGCATCGAGGTTCGACAGCGGTTCGTCGAACAGGAAGGCCGAAGGCTGGCGCACGATGGCGCGGCCGATCGCGACGCGCTGACGCTGGCCGCCGGAAAGCTGACGCGGCTTGCGCTCCAGATAGTCGGTGAGATTGAGCACGCGGGCCGCATCCGTCACCTTGCGGTCGATCTCCGCCTTGTCGATGCCCGCCATCTTCAGCGGGAAGGCGATGTTGTTGCGCACGCTCATATGCGGATAAAGCGCGTAGGATTGGAAAACCATGGCAAGGCCGCGTTCCGACGGCGCCTTTTCGGTGGCGTCCCGGCCGTCGATGACGATCTTGCCGCCGGAGACGTCCTCGAGCCCGGCGATCAGCCTGAGCAGCGTGGACTTGCCGCAGCCCGACGGGCCGACGAAGACGACGAACTCGCCGTCCCTGATGTCGAGATCGATCGAAGGGATGACCTTGGCTTCGCCGAAGACCTTGGAAACCTTCTGAAGGGTAATGCTGCCCATGTTTGTCTCCCTTTATCTTATTTCACTGCGCCGAAGGTCAGGCCGCGGACGAGTTGTTTCTGGCTGAACCAGCCGAGGATCAGGATCGGCGCGATCGCCATCGTCGAAGCCGCCGAGAGCTTGGCGTAGAACAGGCCTTCCGGGCTGGAGTAGGAAGCGATGAAGGCCGTCAGCGGTGCCGCTTTCGAGGCGGTGAGGTTGAGCGTCCAGAACGCCTCGTTCCAGGCAAGGATGATGTTCAAAAGCAGCGTCGAGGCGATACCGGGCACCGCCATCGGCGTCAGCACGTAGACGATCTCCTTCATCAGCGAGGCCCCGTCCATGCGGGCCGCTTCGAGGATCTCGCCGGGAATTTCCTTGAAATAGGTGTAGAGCATCCAGACGATGATCGGCAGGTTGATCAGCGTCAGCACGACCACCAGGCCGGTGCGGGTGTCGAGCAGGCCCGAATTGCGGAACAACAGATAGATCGGGATCAGCGCGCCCACAGGCGGCATCATCTTGGTCGACAGCATCCACATCAGCACGTCCTTGGTCCGCTTGGTCGGCGCAAACGCCATCGCCCAGGCGGCCGGGATCGCGATGATCAGGCCGATCAGCGTCGAGCCGAAGGAAATGATCACCGAGTTCATGAAGTGGCTGAGATAGTTCGACCGGCTCTGCACCTCCGCGTAGTTTTCTGTCGTCCAGTGGAAGAACAGGAACTGCGGCGGCGAGGCGATGGCGTCGGCTTCCGACTTGAAGCTGGTCAGGAACGTCCAGAGGATCGGGAAGAAGATCAGGATGCCGAGCGTCCAGGCGACCGCGGTAAAAATGACCTTGCGCCGGGTGGTGATTTTTCTGGCCATCTCAAGCCTCCAGATTCTTGCCGACGAGGCGGACGAGGAAGATCGCTACGATATTGGCAAGCACCACCGCGACGATACCGCCCGCCGAAGCGCCGCCGATATCGAACTGCAGGAGCGCCTGGGCATAGACGAGATAGGTGAGGTTGGTGCTGTCGGTGCCTGGCCCGCCGTTGGTGGTGACGAGGATTTCGGCGAAAACCGAAAGCAGGAAGATCGTCTGGATCAGGATCACCACGGTGATGGCGCGGGCCATATGCGGCAGGATGATGTAGATGAATTTCGAGATCGGCCCGGCGCCGTCCATTTCGGAGGCTTCCTTCTGCTCCTCGTCGAGCGACTGCAGCGCCGTCAGCATGATAAGCGTCGCAAAGGGCAGCCACTGCCAGGCAACGATGAGAATGACCGAGAGCAGCGGCGCATTCGCCAGCCAGTCGATCGGCTGCAGGCCGAGGGCCTTGGCAAGATGCGCAAAGAGGCCATTGACCGGGTTCATGAACATGTTCTTCCACACCAGCGCGGCCACAGTCGGCATGACGAAGAACGGCGCAATCACCAGGATGCGCACGATACCCTGGCCGTACATCGGCTGGTCGAGCAGCAGCGCAAAAGCGATGCCGCCGATGACGGTGATCAACAGAACGCCGGCCACGAGCACCAGCGTATTGATCAGCGCCGCGAAGAAGGCAGGATCGGACAGGAAATATTCGTAGTTCAGAAAGCCGACGAAGCTCTCCATGCCGGGGCTGAGCAGATTGTAGTTCAGCAGCGAAAAATAGATCGTCATCGCCAGCGGGACGATCATCCATGCAAAGAGGAGCAGCACGGAGGGCGCAAT
This Rhizobium sp. NZLR1 DNA region includes the following protein-coding sequences:
- a CDS encoding ABC transporter ATP-binding protein, which encodes MGSITLQKVSKVFGEAKVIPSIDLDIRDGEFVVFVGPSGCGKSTLLRLIAGLEDVSGGKIVIDGRDATEKAPSERGLAMVFQSYALYPHMSVRNNIAFPLKMAGIDKAEIDRKVTDAARVLNLTDYLERKPRQLSGGQRQRVAIGRAIVRQPSAFLFDEPLSNLDAALRVNMRLEISELHQQLKTTMVYVTHDQVEAMTMADKIVVLNRGNIEQVGSPLELYSRPRNLFVAGFIGSPKMNFINGQNAAQLGAHTIGIRPEHMLLSMESGDWKGRVVVAEHLGSDTFLHIDAEGIGMMTARGSGDFAAKAGDTVYLTPDRSRIHKFNEGGLAI
- a CDS encoding sugar ABC transporter permease; the protein is MATLHTRSAARLMIAPSVLLLFAWMIVPLAMTIYFSLLNYNLLSPGMESFVGFLNYEYFLSDPAFFAALINTLVLVAGVLLITVIGGIAFALLLDQPMYGQGIVRILVIAPFFVMPTVAALVWKNMFMNPVNGLFAHLAKALGLQPIDWLANAPLLSVILIVAWQWLPFATLIMLTALQSLDEEQKEASEMDGAGPISKFIYIILPHMARAITVVILIQTIFLLSVFAEILVTTNGGPGTDSTNLTYLVYAQALLQFDIGGASAGGIVAVVLANIVAIFLVRLVGKNLEA
- a CDS encoding carbohydrate ABC transporter permease yields the protein MARKITTRRKVIFTAVAWTLGILIFFPILWTFLTSFKSEADAIASPPQFLFFHWTTENYAEVQSRSNYLSHFMNSVIISFGSTLIGLIIAIPAAWAMAFAPTKRTKDVLMWMLSTKMMPPVGALIPIYLLFRNSGLLDTRTGLVVVLTLINLPIIVWMLYTYFKEIPGEILEAARMDGASLMKEIVYVLTPMAVPGIASTLLLNIILAWNEAFWTLNLTASKAAPLTAFIASYSSPEGLFYAKLSAASTMAIAPILILGWFSQKQLVRGLTFGAVK